The following proteins are co-located in the Marinomonas profundi genome:
- a CDS encoding peptidase M16 family protein translates to MSDSSKPLFSRPVLAAIMLFATLAIWLLNLTASSTLPTPTIETWTTTSGIPVVWLKQAQWQGSDKLEVRFAFRSANRNYDHNKGNDHNKGNDHSKVNDNNSELAQATLAMLMSDSLPLSTASINQRLAPLAARVSSYYDHERQVIGVTLSNEPSYLEPTLSLITHWLKAPDFKPRSFDSWQRQQKSAPPIRHELEQILFLDTTKRQNAANTQRVSLEQISDYYQGLKTSAAGIFIAGDLSTEAKQRIQNAMNTISQDYQRANAGSADRIRDAALSTTIQQNEGDLWQTRSAIALQPITSVTEWASLQIWGTDLVTNLNQQPHIDFVELNLTLSPQHPWAGWNIQYGDNTATTLTNDRTDNDHSLGFRNAKSFVFVEQVPSVNDATIFQTQLDNLKQKLEQQVLSPTWWSNIAAQVTNENGPLTLEAFANSYQQAIDDLTLEDYQSALKKLLKSSSYQEIQVYQ, encoded by the coding sequence ATGTCCGACAGTAGCAAACCTCTCTTTAGTCGCCCCGTTTTAGCGGCCATCATGCTGTTCGCTACGCTGGCTATTTGGCTACTGAATTTAACCGCCAGCAGCACACTGCCCACTCCCACCATTGAAACCTGGACCACCACGTCTGGCATCCCTGTCGTCTGGTTAAAACAAGCACAATGGCAAGGCAGTGATAAGCTCGAAGTGCGCTTTGCCTTCCGCTCCGCCAATCGTAACTATGACCATAACAAGGGCAACGACCATAACAAGGGCAACGACCATAGCAAGGTCAATGACAACAACAGTGAACTCGCTCAAGCGACGCTGGCCATGTTAATGAGCGACTCGCTGCCGCTAAGCACCGCGTCGATTAACCAGAGATTAGCGCCTTTGGCGGCCCGCGTAAGCAGTTATTATGACCACGAAAGGCAAGTCATCGGCGTAACCTTAAGCAATGAACCGAGCTATTTAGAGCCAACTTTATCGTTAATCACGCACTGGCTAAAAGCCCCCGACTTTAAGCCCCGCTCCTTTGACAGCTGGCAACGTCAGCAAAAATCCGCCCCGCCAATACGACACGAACTTGAACAAATATTGTTTTTAGACACTACTAAGCGACAAAACGCCGCCAACACCCAGCGTGTTTCGCTTGAACAAATATCAGACTATTACCAAGGTTTAAAAACATCTGCTGCCGGAATTTTTATTGCCGGAGACCTATCCACAGAGGCAAAACAGCGCATTCAAAACGCCATGAACACCATCAGCCAAGATTACCAGCGCGCTAATGCCGGCTCAGCCGATAGGATCCGCGATGCAGCGCTTAGCACCACCATTCAGCAAAATGAGGGCGATCTTTGGCAAACCCGTAGCGCCATCGCGCTACAACCCATCACCTCAGTAACAGAATGGGCGAGTTTGCAAATCTGGGGTACAGACCTAGTAACCAACCTCAATCAGCAACCACATATCGATTTTGTTGAACTGAACCTTACCCTATCGCCACAGCATCCATGGGCAGGGTGGAATATCCAATATGGCGATAATACGGCAACCACCCTGACAAATGACCGCACAGATAACGACCATTCGCTTGGTTTTCGTAACGCAAAAAGCTTCGTGTTTGTAGAGCAAGTGCCCTCCGTCAACGATGCAACGATCTTTCAAACACAGCTGGACAACCTCAAACAGAAACTTGAACAGCAGGTTTTATCGCCCACTTGGTGGAGCAACATCGCCGCCCAAGTGACCAATGAAAATGGCCCATTAACACTGGAAGCGTTCGCCAACAGCTATCAACAAGCGATTGACGACCTCACCCTAGAAGACTACCAAAGCGCCTTAAAAAAACTATTAAAATCATCATCTTATCAAGAGATCCAGGTCTATCAATGA
- a CDS encoding TolC family outer membrane protein, whose amino-acid sequence MFYRTILTCLIYLGTVFLPAIAHAITLEEATYIAIENSPTVRQAIAEYRESKENADIARRSGYYPSADLSAGIGHETTYADNITPDDVELTRRELTLSLNQPIFDASTQNEVERLNSETEANRWKALISVENTALDVAQVFANVLRFRELVSLAQLNLETHERIYGQIKLKTDSGIGRQSDLSQITARLSKAHANHLAAVNNLRDADSNYHNIVGELPPQDLIYPVPDKALLPQDLDSAIRESLKQNPAIEGAYWDVAATESARKLADASKYPTVNFALERTWNNNIGGDKGPSESLLAMVRLNYNLYSGGTQKRRKEVAVQQGVQASEIRRKTIRDTELTVRLAWAAFEATTGQKEHIRQYVIATKESQVAYEKQFRLGRRTLLDVLDSENELFQARQDYVNADYDELFSEFRLFNAKGELMRAFRIYRPQVLGFNDKFDEKPLPPTVTPSAMDELNEAEKASQKAFQPTSPAADENTLESELFLDAGENSEGW is encoded by the coding sequence ATGTTTTACCGAACTATTTTAACTTGCCTGATTTATCTAGGGACAGTATTTCTACCCGCTATCGCACACGCTATCACGCTCGAAGAAGCCACCTACATTGCCATCGAAAACAGCCCAACGGTTAGACAAGCCATTGCTGAGTATCGAGAATCAAAAGAAAATGCCGATATTGCCCGTCGCTCTGGTTATTACCCAAGTGCCGACCTATCCGCTGGAATAGGCCACGAAACCACCTATGCCGATAACATCACCCCAGACGACGTGGAGCTTACTCGGCGGGAACTGACACTGTCGCTGAATCAACCGATTTTCGACGCTTCCACCCAAAATGAAGTAGAACGGCTAAACAGCGAAACCGAAGCCAACCGTTGGAAAGCCTTAATTTCGGTTGAAAATACCGCGCTAGACGTCGCTCAAGTGTTTGCCAATGTGCTGCGTTTTAGAGAACTGGTCAGCTTGGCACAGCTCAACTTGGAAACCCATGAGCGTATTTATGGGCAAATCAAATTGAAAACCGATTCGGGCATAGGCCGTCAATCCGATTTAAGCCAAATCACCGCTCGCCTCTCGAAAGCTCATGCCAATCATTTAGCCGCGGTGAATAATCTAAGAGATGCCGACAGTAATTATCATAATATTGTCGGCGAACTCCCCCCTCAAGACCTGATCTACCCAGTGCCAGATAAAGCCCTGCTGCCGCAAGACTTAGACTCCGCCATCCGTGAATCACTAAAACAAAACCCCGCCATAGAAGGCGCGTATTGGGATGTCGCCGCGACTGAAAGTGCGCGAAAATTGGCCGATGCAAGCAAATACCCGACCGTAAATTTCGCCTTAGAACGCACATGGAACAATAATATAGGCGGCGATAAAGGCCCAAGTGAAAGTCTATTAGCCATGGTGCGTCTGAACTACAACTTGTACAGCGGCGGCACCCAAAAGCGCCGAAAAGAAGTCGCTGTACAGCAAGGCGTTCAGGCCAGTGAAATTCGTCGCAAGACCATCCGAGACACCGAACTCACAGTACGATTAGCCTGGGCCGCGTTTGAAGCCACCACAGGGCAAAAAGAGCATATTCGCCAATACGTTATTGCCACCAAAGAATCGCAAGTCGCCTATGAAAAACAGTTTCGCCTCGGTCGTCGAACATTGCTGGATGTATTGGACAGCGAAAACGAACTATTTCAAGCACGCCAAGATTACGTTAACGCCGACTATGACGAGCTCTTTTCAGAATTTCGCTTATTTAATGCCAAAGGGGAGCTCATGCGTGCGTTTCGCATTTATCGCCCACAAGTGCTCGGCTTTAATGATAAATTTGATGAAAAACCACTACCGCCAACCGTCACCCCAAGCGCGATGGACGAGCTAAACGAGGCAGAAAAAGCCTCTCAAAAAGCCTTCCAGCCCACCTCTCCCGCCGCGGATGAAAACACACTGGAAAGTGAACTGTTTTTAGACGCAGGTGAGAATTCAGAAGGCTGGTAG
- the rpoH gene encoding RNA polymerase sigma factor RpoH, with product MSKALQPTDMMIPGQSLESYMQAIGRIPILTADEEKTLAERLYYQEDLEAARTLVMSHLRFVVHIAKSYSGYGLAQGDLIQEGNVGLMKAVKRFNPEVGVRLVSFAVHWIKAEIHEFILKNWRIVKVATTKAQRKMFFNLRSAKKSLSWFSNSEVESVASDLGVTPEVVRQMEGRLSSSDMAFDASADDDDDSAFQAPSQYLEDHRSDPAMLLENGNWEEDSNQRLEVAMADLDERSRNILVQRWLSDAKSTLHDLADEYGVSAERIRQLEKNAMKKIRLAMGDGQFD from the coding sequence ATGAGTAAAGCTCTTCAGCCTACAGACATGATGATTCCAGGTCAGAGCCTAGAATCCTATATGCAAGCTATTGGTAGAATTCCGATTTTGACAGCGGATGAAGAAAAAACATTGGCCGAGCGTCTTTATTATCAAGAAGATCTTGAGGCGGCGCGGACCTTGGTTATGTCGCATCTGAGATTTGTTGTGCATATTGCGAAAAGTTATTCTGGCTATGGTTTAGCGCAAGGCGATTTGATTCAAGAAGGCAACGTTGGTTTGATGAAAGCCGTTAAACGTTTCAACCCAGAAGTGGGTGTACGTCTTGTTTCTTTTGCGGTGCATTGGATCAAGGCCGAGATCCATGAATTTATTCTGAAAAACTGGCGCATTGTGAAAGTGGCCACCACCAAAGCACAGCGTAAAATGTTTTTTAATTTGCGCAGTGCGAAAAAATCTTTGTCTTGGTTCAGCAACTCAGAAGTAGAATCGGTGGCGAGTGATTTAGGGGTAACGCCTGAAGTGGTGCGTCAAATGGAAGGGCGTTTGAGTTCTTCTGATATGGCGTTCGATGCGTCGGCTGATGACGATGATGACAGCGCGTTTCAAGCGCCCTCGCAGTATTTAGAGGATCATCGCTCTGACCCAGCCATGCTACTGGAAAACGGTAATTGGGAAGAAGATTCCAATCAGCGCCTTGAGGTTGCTATGGCGGACCTTGACGAGCGTAGCCGTAATATTCTAGTGCAGCGCTGGTTGTCTGATGCCAAGTCGACCTTGCATGATTTGGCCGATGAATATGGCGTTTCAGCGGAGCGTATTCGTCAGCTTGAAAAGAACGCAATGAAGAAGATTCGTCTTGCGATGGGCGATGGTCAGTTTGACTGA
- a CDS encoding energy transducer TonB: MRVIDKFSIALFIAISLHVLMVMVIGFDFELPNPKPKTLEVTLVQHTSNAPAEADFIAQANQQASGTEVRKQKLTTTENAQFLADTIQEISPPVQPQLASAEPIDEPSLLATQNQEAAFEIVNETETQPKTLEERFRGETQIPSHLSNDIATLEALLDQQRQSYAKRPRIRRLTSVSAKAAVDAQYLDDWRRRIERIGNIHYPEEAKRNQLYGELRLAVILLPNGYVDDIEVLQSSGIRVLDDAAMRIVRLAEPFQVFPSELKKDVDKLEIIRTWRFVPGNQLQSQ, encoded by the coding sequence ATGCGAGTAATCGATAAATTCTCTATCGCGCTTTTCATCGCCATTAGCCTTCACGTGCTAATGGTGATGGTCATCGGTTTCGATTTTGAACTGCCAAACCCTAAGCCTAAAACGCTTGAGGTCACCCTAGTACAACATACTTCAAACGCTCCTGCCGAGGCTGACTTTATTGCTCAAGCCAATCAGCAGGCCAGCGGTACTGAAGTTCGTAAACAAAAACTCACCACCACAGAAAATGCACAATTTTTAGCGGACACCATTCAGGAAATATCACCACCGGTTCAACCCCAACTGGCGTCTGCAGAACCCATTGATGAACCAAGCTTGCTCGCCACACAAAATCAAGAAGCAGCATTTGAGATAGTAAATGAAACAGAAACCCAGCCTAAAACACTAGAAGAACGGTTTCGCGGTGAAACTCAGATACCGAGCCATCTGTCGAATGACATAGCAACATTAGAAGCGCTGCTCGATCAGCAACGCCAATCTTACGCCAAACGACCAAGAATTCGCCGCCTCACCTCCGTCTCAGCCAAAGCCGCGGTAGACGCCCAATATCTCGACGATTGGCGCCGCCGGATTGAACGCATTGGCAACATTCACTACCCAGAAGAGGCGAAACGCAACCAGCTCTATGGCGAACTGCGTTTGGCGGTTATCTTGCTGCCCAATGGTTATGTCGACGACATCGAAGTATTACAGTCTTCTGGCATTAGAGTATTAGATGACGCCGCCATGCGCATTGTGCGTCTAGCCGAGCCGTTTCAGGTGTTTCCAAGCGAACTCAAAAAAGACGTGGATAAGCTGGAAATTATTCGCACATGGCGATTTGTGCCAGGCAATCAGCTACAAAGCCAATAA
- the ftsY gene encoding signal recognition particle-docking protein FtsY: MEVVNQIVAFFTPYLGEYARYVPIVIGTLLAVIAFVIRRRFVNKMNADIAIAKQKDAAANETSPESAASDSTVPDTSSADEVNLAVDVESQDPVVDHASSPLPALSWSERIKSGLSRTRNGLGSGLSAVIGGHKKVDDNLLEALETQLLMADVGIDATQTLISGLTDKLNRKELSDSTALLTHLKADMGRILSQSQQALDLVSQDGPFVILMVGVNGVGKTTTIGKLAKKYQAEGKSVMLAAGDTFRAAAVEQLQVWGERNNVPVVAQHTGADSASVIYDAIESAKAKGIDIVIADTAGRLQNKANLMNELSKVVRVMKKLDENAPHEVMLVLDAGTGQNAISQAKLFSEAVGVSGITLTKLDGTAKGGIIFAIAKQFGLPIRYIGVGEQADDLRPFVAEEFVDALFDSE, from the coding sequence ATGGAAGTTGTTAATCAAATTGTAGCTTTTTTTACACCGTATCTTGGTGAATATGCGCGTTATGTCCCTATTGTTATCGGCACCTTGTTAGCGGTCATTGCGTTTGTTATTCGCCGTCGTTTTGTCAATAAAATGAACGCAGACATTGCCATCGCCAAACAAAAAGATGCGGCGGCGAATGAAACGTCACCCGAATCTGCGGCAAGCGACAGCACCGTGCCAGACACGTCTTCTGCCGATGAGGTGAATCTGGCGGTGGACGTCGAGTCTCAAGATCCAGTGGTTGACCACGCTAGCTCGCCTTTGCCGGCTCTGTCTTGGTCCGAGCGTATTAAGTCGGGTTTGTCGCGGACACGTAACGGTTTGGGTAGCGGACTGTCGGCGGTGATCGGAGGGCATAAAAAGGTCGACGATAATTTACTGGAAGCACTGGAAACGCAGTTATTGATGGCGGATGTAGGCATTGATGCGACGCAAACCTTGATCAGTGGATTAACCGACAAATTAAACCGCAAAGAACTAAGCGACTCGACGGCGCTGTTAACGCATCTAAAAGCCGACATGGGCCGTATTCTTAGCCAATCTCAGCAAGCGCTTGATCTTGTTAGCCAAGACGGCCCTTTTGTGATCTTGATGGTGGGCGTGAATGGCGTCGGTAAGACCACCACCATTGGTAAGCTGGCGAAAAAATATCAGGCTGAAGGCAAAAGTGTTATGTTGGCGGCGGGTGACACCTTCCGTGCGGCGGCCGTTGAGCAGCTGCAAGTCTGGGGCGAACGCAATAATGTTCCTGTGGTCGCGCAGCATACTGGCGCGGATTCGGCGTCGGTCATTTACGATGCCATTGAGTCTGCCAAGGCGAAAGGCATCGACATCGTGATTGCGGACACAGCGGGTCGTCTACAAAACAAAGCCAACTTGATGAATGAGTTATCGAAAGTTGTGCGGGTGATGAAAAAGCTGGATGAAAACGCGCCCCATGAAGTGATGTTGGTGTTGGATGCGGGCACTGGCCAAAATGCGATCAGTCAGGCTAAGCTGTTTTCCGAAGCGGTTGGGGTGAGTGGCATTACGCTCACCAAACTGGATGGCACCGCAAAAGGCGGTATTATTTTCGCCATCGCGAAACAGTTCGGTTTGCCAATACGTTATATTGGTGTGGGTGAGCAAGCCGATGATTTGCGCCCCTTTGTTGCGGAAGAGTTTGTGGATGCCTTATTTGATAGCGAATAA
- the ftsE gene encoding cell division ATP-binding protein FtsE, protein MEIEFQRVGKKYESGQEALSQVSFHLRQGEMAFLTGHSGAGKSTLMKLMMMIERQTSGQILVDGVDLRTLSRRAIPHHRRRVGVVFQNHQLLLDRSVFHNVALPLQVSGADPQQIAKRVRAALDKVGLLDKEKYNPMALSGGEQQRVGIARAVVNKPQLLLADEPTGNLDPKLSAEIMTLFQEFNQVGVTVLVASHDLALVARMRHRVLTLNQGRMVNDGGFG, encoded by the coding sequence GTGGAAATCGAATTTCAACGAGTGGGTAAAAAGTACGAAAGCGGACAAGAAGCCTTGTCGCAGGTGAGTTTTCATTTGCGCCAAGGTGAAATGGCCTTTCTTACCGGACACTCTGGTGCCGGTAAAAGTACTTTGATGAAACTCATGATGATGATTGAGCGCCAAACCTCGGGGCAAATTTTGGTCGATGGGGTGGACTTGCGCACCTTGAGTCGTCGAGCGATTCCTCATCATCGACGTCGAGTCGGCGTGGTGTTTCAAAACCATCAGCTGTTGTTAGATCGAAGCGTTTTCCATAATGTTGCCTTGCCCTTACAGGTGAGCGGAGCTGACCCTCAGCAGATCGCCAAACGAGTGCGAGCCGCGTTGGATAAAGTGGGCTTGTTGGACAAAGAAAAATACAACCCCATGGCGTTATCTGGCGGTGAGCAACAGCGGGTCGGCATTGCTCGAGCGGTGGTGAATAAACCGCAATTGTTGTTGGCCGATGAGCCAACGGGGAATCTAGATCCTAAGTTGTCCGCTGAAATCATGACTTTATTTCAAGAGTTCAATCAGGTTGGGGTGACCGTTTTGGTGGCCAGTCATGATTTGGCGCTGGTGGCCCGTATGCGCCACCGTGTGTTGACCTTAAATCAAGGTCGAATGGTCAATGATGGAGGATTTGGCTAA
- a CDS encoding 16S rRNA (uracil(1498)-N(3))-methyltransferase: MRIPRIFIDTELNENTSLALPDSAFQHLCKVLRLKSDHPIRVFNGKAFNGRGGQFNATLCDVEKRSANIKVAEFEALDNESPIQVTIGQTLSRGERMDYAIQKSVEAGAFAIQPLFSERCEVKLQDSRAEKRQQHWQQVAISAAEQCGRGMVPIVHPPLALSEWVTNCNEMLKLTLHHHSAKPIRQFQQPTNNRIALLIGPEGGLTEKEVQLSEKSGFNAITLGPRVLRTETAPIVALSVINTLWGDI; the protein is encoded by the coding sequence ATGCGTATTCCACGAATTTTTATCGACACCGAACTCAACGAGAATACCAGCCTTGCCTTACCGGATTCGGCGTTTCAACATCTTTGCAAAGTACTACGTCTAAAGTCTGACCACCCGATTCGCGTTTTTAACGGTAAAGCCTTTAATGGCCGAGGCGGTCAATTTAACGCCACACTGTGCGATGTCGAAAAACGTTCCGCCAATATCAAGGTGGCAGAGTTTGAAGCGCTCGACAATGAATCCCCCATCCAAGTCACCATAGGGCAAACCTTGTCCCGTGGCGAACGCATGGATTACGCTATTCAAAAATCGGTCGAAGCGGGAGCCTTTGCCATTCAGCCACTGTTTAGTGAACGCTGTGAAGTCAAATTGCAAGATAGCCGCGCTGAAAAACGTCAACAGCATTGGCAACAGGTTGCCATTAGTGCCGCCGAACAGTGCGGTCGAGGCATGGTTCCCATTGTCCATCCTCCGCTAGCATTAAGCGAATGGGTGACGAATTGTAACGAAATGTTAAAACTCACCTTACATCACCACAGCGCAAAACCGATTCGTCAGTTTCAACAACCGACCAACAACCGTATTGCTTTGTTGATTGGGCCGGAAGGCGGCCTCACTGAAAAAGAGGTTCAACTGTCTGAAAAGTCAGGCTTTAATGCCATTACATTAGGACCGAGAGTACTACGAACAGAAACCGCGCCAATTGTCGCACTCAGTGTGATCAATACACTGTGGGGAGACATTTAA
- the ftsX gene encoding permease-like cell division protein FtsX, producing the protein MAQKPNQRGATRESIKATKHNWPTRTSFSLSQYLRQHQATLTESFMRLLGYPLASIMTVMVIAIALSLPGGLYVLLKNVQSVTDQWEQQSVITLYLFPNLEDTQALALSHRLSAQAEVASVEYISKEEGLRYFERSSGYEQIMSALPENPLPIVLQVIPKQVVDITTLSSLQALRDQLAAQKEVEYAELDAQWLQRLANILSFGQRFVYALSVLLVVAVFLIVGNTIRMAVESRRSEVLVMKLVGATDAYIRRPFLYMGFWFGVLGGFFASLCILLLSWWVSAPAERLIELYQSGFQLQTFNADEIVLCLTISAFVGVVGAWIAVNRHITDIELQ; encoded by the coding sequence ATGGCACAGAAGCCGAATCAACGAGGCGCGACCAGAGAATCGATTAAAGCGACCAAACATAATTGGCCGACGCGAACCTCTTTTAGCCTTAGCCAGTATTTGCGTCAGCATCAAGCGACATTAACTGAAAGTTTTATGCGACTGTTGGGTTATCCATTGGCCAGCATTATGACAGTGATGGTGATCGCGATAGCCTTGTCTTTGCCGGGTGGTTTGTATGTTTTGTTGAAAAACGTGCAGTCCGTGACGGATCAATGGGAACAACAGTCGGTGATTACCTTGTACCTCTTTCCGAATCTAGAAGACACGCAAGCGCTTGCCTTGTCGCATCGTCTTTCTGCACAAGCGGAGGTGGCGTCGGTTGAGTATATTTCTAAGGAAGAAGGTCTGCGCTACTTTGAGCGCTCGAGCGGTTACGAACAGATTATGTCGGCGTTGCCAGAAAACCCTTTGCCCATTGTGTTGCAAGTGATTCCAAAACAGGTGGTTGATATTACTACCTTGTCTAGCTTGCAAGCGCTACGGGACCAGCTTGCAGCGCAAAAAGAAGTCGAATATGCAGAATTGGATGCACAATGGTTACAGCGCCTTGCCAATATACTGAGTTTTGGGCAGCGATTTGTCTATGCTTTGTCGGTTTTGCTGGTGGTGGCGGTATTTCTCATTGTGGGCAATACCATTCGCATGGCGGTTGAAAGTCGGCGTTCGGAAGTTTTGGTAATGAAGTTAGTTGGCGCCACAGATGCGTACATCCGCCGACCGTTTTTGTACATGGGATTTTGGTTTGGCGTGCTGGGTGGTTTTTTTGCCAGCCTTTGTATTCTCTTGCTTAGCTGGTGGGTGAGTGCACCAGCGGAACGATTGATTGAGCTCTATCAAAGCGGCTTTCAATTGCAGACTTTTAATGCAGACGAAATTGTTTTGTGTTTAACTATTAGCGCATTCGTAGGGGTTGTTGGTGCGTGGATTGCCGTCAATCGGCACATAACAGACATCGAATTGCAGTGA
- the rsmD gene encoding 16S rRNA (guanine(966)-N(2))-methyltransferase RsmD: protein MKKNTPNSPLNKSKAKVSKLRIIAGEWRSRQLPIPNVEGLRPTPDKVRETLFNWINAHIPGAICGDLFCGSGALGLEALSRGAKHLTFVDNSRVVSQQMNANLATLNATDKANVIAQNAAVFLDTATPQALDIVFLDPPFRKGWLGQIIPLLEKGWLAQRALVYIEMEKEAELPALPSHWSLIKEKNAGQLVYRLFEINQ, encoded by the coding sequence ATGAAAAAAAACACACCCAATAGCCCATTAAACAAAAGCAAAGCGAAAGTGTCAAAACTGCGCATCATCGCCGGTGAATGGCGCTCGCGTCAGCTGCCCATTCCCAATGTTGAAGGCTTACGCCCTACGCCAGACAAAGTACGCGAGACCTTATTTAACTGGATCAACGCGCATATTCCGGGCGCCATTTGCGGCGACTTATTTTGTGGCTCAGGCGCCTTAGGGCTGGAAGCGCTTTCTCGTGGCGCAAAGCACCTCACCTTTGTGGATAATTCACGGGTGGTGTCACAACAAATGAACGCCAACCTAGCCACATTAAATGCCACAGACAAAGCCAATGTCATTGCACAAAACGCCGCCGTTTTTCTAGACACAGCCACGCCACAGGCACTGGATATTGTGTTTTTAGACCCACCGTTTCGCAAAGGCTGGCTCGGCCAAATTATTCCCTTATTAGAAAAAGGCTGGCTCGCGCAACGCGCGCTGGTGTACATAGAAATGGAAAAAGAAGCGGAACTACCGGCTCTGCCAAGCCATTGGTCTTTGATAAAAGAGAAAAACGCCGGACAATTAGTCTATCGACTGTTCGAAATCAACCAATAA
- the gshB gene encoding glutathione synthase has protein sequence MTIKLGIVMDPIASINYKKDTSLAMLWAAAEKGWQLIYMEQKDLFLDHGKAYAMARPLTVYKDPAHFYDLGEESKMAMGDMDVILMRKDPPFDSEFVYSTMILEQAERDGALVVNDPKSLRDCNEKLFATQFPQCCPPVLVTRRADLLKSFHKEHGDVIFKPLDGMGGSSIFRIKPDDSNISVIIETLTNMGGEQIMAQKFIPEIKDGDKRILVVNGEPVPFALARIPASGETRGNLAAGGRGEGRPLTDRDRWICEQIIPSLKEKGLMFVGLDVIGDYLTEINVTSPTCVRELDTQFDLNIAMMLIEAIEKRLQ, from the coding sequence ATGACCATCAAACTCGGCATTGTTATGGACCCAATTGCATCCATAAACTACAAAAAAGACACGTCTCTCGCCATGTTATGGGCCGCGGCCGAAAAAGGCTGGCAACTTATTTATATGGAACAAAAAGACTTATTTTTAGACCATGGCAAAGCCTATGCCATGGCGCGACCATTAACCGTCTATAAAGATCCTGCCCACTTTTACGACCTTGGCGAAGAAAGCAAAATGGCCATGGGCGATATGGACGTGATCTTAATGCGAAAAGATCCGCCATTTGACAGCGAATTTGTCTACAGCACCATGATTTTAGAGCAAGCAGAGCGAGACGGCGCACTGGTCGTCAATGATCCAAAAAGCTTACGAGACTGCAACGAAAAACTCTTCGCCACTCAGTTTCCACAATGCTGTCCACCGGTTTTGGTAACCAGACGTGCAGACTTACTCAAAAGCTTTCACAAAGAGCATGGCGACGTCATTTTCAAGCCACTAGACGGCATGGGCGGCAGTTCTATTTTCCGCATTAAACCAGACGATTCAAACATCAGTGTGATTATTGAAACCCTCACCAACATGGGTGGCGAGCAAATCATGGCGCAAAAGTTTATCCCCGAGATCAAAGACGGTGACAAGCGCATCTTGGTGGTAAATGGCGAGCCTGTACCTTTTGCTCTGGCGCGCATTCCTGCATCAGGCGAAACCCGCGGCAACTTAGCCGCTGGCGGACGTGGAGAAGGTCGACCTTTAACCGATCGCGATCGCTGGATCTGTGAGCAAATTATCCCGTCACTAAAAGAAAAGGGCTTAATGTTTGTTGGCTTAGACGTAATCGGCGACTATCTCACTGAAATCAACGTCACCAGCCCAACTTGCGTTCGTGAACTAGACACTCAGTTTGATCTAAACATTGCCATGATGTTGATAGAAGCCATAGAAAAACGTCTTCAGTAA